A part of Melittangium boletus DSM 14713 genomic DNA contains:
- a CDS encoding MFS transporter produces the protein MTRHSFRKLGLLSALYFVQGLPYGFQTTALPVYLRKQGVSLLVIGSLGLLALPWMGKALWAPLVDRYGSERIGRRKSWILPMQAGLAATCAVAAFVPVPGALPVLLGLVFLMNLFAATQDIAVDGFAVDLLEPRELGWGNSAQVVGYKLGMLTGGGLLLWMSDSLGWRGLFLAMSALSLGVFAVAALAREPRRSDAETGEGGERMSWREVRERLVALWRLPGTGWVLLFIGTYKLGETMVDVLFKPFLVDAGFAPELIGQWVGTWGIIASLLGSAAGGLLASRMPLLGALALASCLRVFPLGGEWWLALHTPTPTGVIVTTVAEHFFGGVLTTVLFAFMMSRVDRRIGATHYTLLASVEVIGKSPGGPLAGLLASTLGWSYADVFLLGTVLSVVFVALLWPLRRSAPAPRALPPPA, from the coding sequence GTGACGCGACATTCGTTCCGCAAATTGGGGCTGCTCAGCGCGCTGTACTTCGTGCAGGGCCTGCCCTACGGCTTCCAGACCACCGCGCTGCCCGTGTACCTGCGCAAGCAGGGCGTGTCGCTCCTGGTCATCGGCAGCCTCGGGCTCCTGGCGCTGCCGTGGATGGGCAAGGCGCTGTGGGCGCCCCTGGTGGACCGTTATGGCTCGGAGCGCATCGGCCGGCGCAAGTCGTGGATCCTCCCCATGCAGGCGGGGCTCGCGGCCACCTGCGCGGTGGCCGCCTTCGTCCCGGTGCCCGGCGCGCTGCCCGTGTTGCTCGGGCTCGTCTTCTTGATGAACCTCTTCGCCGCGACCCAGGACATCGCCGTGGATGGCTTCGCGGTGGACCTGCTGGAGCCGCGCGAGCTGGGGTGGGGCAACTCGGCCCAGGTGGTGGGCTACAAGCTGGGGATGCTCACGGGGGGAGGGCTGCTCCTGTGGATGAGCGATTCGCTCGGCTGGCGCGGGCTCTTCCTGGCGATGTCCGCGCTGTCCCTGGGGGTCTTCGCGGTGGCGGCCCTGGCGCGAGAGCCCCGGCGCTCGGACGCGGAGACGGGCGAGGGCGGGGAGCGGATGTCCTGGCGCGAGGTGCGTGAGCGGCTCGTCGCCCTGTGGCGCTTGCCGGGCACGGGGTGGGTGCTGCTCTTCATCGGCACCTACAAGCTGGGCGAGACGATGGTGGACGTGCTCTTCAAGCCCTTCCTCGTCGACGCGGGCTTCGCTCCCGAGTTGATCGGCCAGTGGGTGGGGACGTGGGGCATCATCGCGTCGTTGCTCGGCTCCGCGGCGGGCGGTTTGCTGGCCAGCCGCATGCCGTTGCTGGGGGCGCTGGCGCTCGCCTCGTGCCTGCGCGTCTTTCCGCTCGGGGGCGAGTGGTGGCTGGCGCTCCATACCCCCACGCCCACCGGCGTCATCGTCACCACCGTGGCGGAGCACTTCTTCGGCGGCGTGCTCACGACGGTGCTCTTCGCCTTCATGATGTCGCGGGTGGACCGGCGCATCGGGGCCACGCACTACACCCTGCTGGCGAGCGTGGAGGTGATTGGCAAGTCGCCCGGTGGGCCGCTGGCGGGGCTGCTCGCCTCCACGCTGGGGTGGAGCTACGCGGACGTGTTCCTCCTGGGCACGGTGCTGTCGGTGGTCTTCGTGGCGTTGCTCTGGCCGCTGCGCCGCTCGGCGCCCGCCCCGAGGGCCCTGCCGCCTCCGGCATAG
- a CDS encoding protein-disulfide reductase DsbD family protein — protein sequence MDMKKKVGVIAAVMGLAVAVIPWLLPTGLSTGLDAARFLESGSLALGAAVVFAGGLLTAMTPCVYPLIPITVSVFGARQAEGRGKALLLTSSYIVGMGGVFSALGVLAAKTGQAFGSMLGSPVVVTGLAVFLLALATSMFGAFELALPSALQQRLNSVGGSGVTGAFLMGSVSGFLAAPCTGPVLTGLLAFVAKSQSTVLGAALLFVYALGIGVPFFLIGVFTVRLPRSGVWMEWVKSVLGIVLVALAFSYLKDAFPAVGGAVKGVLARLGQAPGTAIAAVMAGVGVLLGAIHLSFKEGPRDFAFKTFGVTLVVLALVLRGGALDERGVGTWWVSLGWAEPPQAPAFAWSAVLPAHGATFSPESFEQVLARARSEGKPVMIDFFADWCAACKELDRETYPSVEVISESERFLNVKVDATRADDALDALMERFEVEGLPTVAFVSSRGEILRAPRVTGFLEPRPFVEEMKKVD from the coding sequence ATGGATATGAAGAAGAAGGTGGGCGTCATCGCGGCGGTGATGGGTCTGGCCGTGGCGGTCATTCCCTGGCTGCTGCCGACGGGGCTGAGCACGGGGCTGGACGCGGCGCGCTTCCTGGAATCGGGCAGCCTCGCCCTGGGCGCGGCGGTGGTGTTCGCCGGGGGTCTGCTCACCGCGATGACCCCCTGCGTCTATCCGCTCATCCCCATCACCGTGTCCGTCTTCGGCGCGCGCCAGGCCGAGGGCCGGGGCAAGGCGCTCCTGCTGACCAGCTCCTACATCGTCGGCATGGGCGGGGTGTTCAGCGCCCTGGGCGTGCTGGCGGCGAAGACGGGACAGGCCTTTGGCTCCATGCTCGGCAGTCCCGTGGTGGTGACGGGGCTCGCCGTGTTCCTCCTGGCGCTGGCCACCTCCATGTTTGGCGCCTTCGAGCTGGCCCTGCCGAGCGCCCTCCAGCAGCGGCTCAACTCGGTGGGTGGCTCTGGCGTGACGGGCGCCTTCCTCATGGGCAGCGTGTCCGGATTCCTCGCGGCGCCGTGCACGGGGCCCGTGCTCACGGGATTGCTCGCCTTCGTGGCCAAGTCCCAGAGCACGGTGCTCGGCGCGGCGCTGCTCTTCGTCTACGCGCTGGGCATCGGCGTGCCCTTCTTCCTCATTGGTGTCTTCACCGTGCGCCTGCCCCGGAGCGGGGTGTGGATGGAGTGGGTGAAGAGCGTGCTGGGCATCGTCCTGGTGGCGCTCGCCTTCTCCTATCTCAAGGACGCGTTCCCGGCGGTGGGCGGCGCGGTGAAGGGCGTGCTCGCGCGGCTGGGCCAGGCGCCGGGGACGGCCATCGCCGCGGTGATGGCGGGCGTGGGCGTGCTCCTGGGCGCCATTCACCTGTCCTTCAAGGAGGGGCCCCGGGACTTCGCCTTCAAGACCTTCGGGGTGACGCTCGTGGTGCTGGCGCTGGTGCTGCGCGGCGGCGCGCTGGACGAGCGGGGAGTGGGGACGTGGTGGGTGTCGCTCGGCTGGGCCGAGCCGCCCCAGGCGCCTGCTTTCGCGTGGAGCGCGGTGCTGCCCGCGCATGGCGCCACCTTCTCCCCCGAGTCCTTCGAGCAGGTGCTGGCCCGGGCCCGGAGCGAGGGCAAGCCGGTGATGATCGACTTCTTCGCGGACTGGTGCGCGGCCTGCAAGGAGCTGGACCGGGAGACGTACCCGTCCGTCGAGGTCATCTCCGAGTCCGAGCGCTTCCTCAACGTGAAGGTGGACGCCACGCGCGCGGATGACGCGCTGGACGCGCTGATGGAGCGCTTCGAGGTGGAGGGACTGCCCACGGTGGCGTTCGTGTCGTCCCGGGGCGAGATCCTCCGCGCGCCCCGGGTGACGGGCTTCCTGGAGCCGCGTCCCTTCGTCGAGGAGATGAAGAAGGTGGATTAG
- a CDS encoding cupin domain-containing protein → MPRLIPHPTRVEAAGNKPKLIDEYIGRVNSKEAGLSVAHMRSPGGWVEPGQTPEFQEMTVVLKGVLRVESREGVLDVHAGQAVVTQPGEWVRYSTPGEEGAEYISVCLPAFSPDTVHRDS, encoded by the coding sequence ATGCCCCGTCTCATCCCCCACCCCACCCGCGTCGAAGCCGCGGGCAACAAGCCCAAGCTCATCGACGAGTACATCGGCCGGGTGAACTCGAAGGAAGCCGGCCTGAGCGTCGCGCACATGCGCAGCCCCGGCGGCTGGGTGGAGCCCGGCCAGACGCCCGAGTTCCAGGAGATGACGGTGGTGCTCAAGGGCGTGCTACGCGTGGAGAGCCGGGAAGGCGTCCTCGACGTCCACGCGGGCCAGGCCGTGGTGACCCAGCCCGGCGAGTGGGTGCGCTACAGCACCCCCGGGGAGGAAGGCGCCGAGTACATCTCCGTCTGCCTGCCCGCGTTCTCGCCCGACACCGTGCACCGCGACAGCTAA
- a CDS encoding S41 family peptidase has translation MSRTLLPRFLLTLGLVAWTASAAPPTAAPALPSSEERLAHLARLWGQVKYRHPALAYKDIDWDAALVAAIPQVEAAGDAAAYAQAVQEMLEALKDPATRVLRPDETPEGTASSAQSPARASDRWPAKEVLLLDLSAPQPETLRADLAKAKAILLDLRARGLDAQAPEVMWRALGDVLPLLLTQSLQVPGERTVFHSGYRAHTLPPNGRFNSSLLTTSGEVIAPRGQGKPRPVIFLLDDQSPVDARVLTMKAQGLAQIITEGRLDDGASAEKTRVELGAGLVATVRLSELGVPLRADAVLPRRARSEGKDETLQKALELARKPVRKVKSREVELPPGRWRADAAYPEMTYPGREYRLLALFRLWNVVELFYPYKHLMDSDWDGALRTFLPRFAQAKDAAQYALAVAEMSALLRDGHVTLHGHPELEKRGIAGGFAPFEVMELDGKPVVVRVGDAAAAPGIKKGQVLETLDGQPLAQRMEALKPYVTASHAAALRYRLWARALSGPDGSQATVGVRDTDGQLKQVRFTRSLRPAPPSGDPWRLSQDNVGYVDLTRLMPAEVAPLFEKMKSTRALVLDMRGYPNGTLWALTPYLTTRKVRYGAVFERNVVSAGESTGRYKFHEELPQANVPLYRGRTVMLIDERTISQAELTGLFLEAANGTTFIGTPSAGANGDVTNLVLPGGIALLFSGEDVRHADGRQLQRVGLKPQVYARPTLAGIRSGKDEVLEQALEFLRGQGNSAVGPPR, from the coding sequence ATGTCGCGCACCCTGCTTCCCCGTTTCCTCCTGACCCTGGGCCTCGTGGCCTGGACGGCCTCGGCGGCGCCGCCCACCGCCGCTCCCGCACTGCCTTCCTCCGAGGAACGTCTGGCCCACCTGGCCCGGCTGTGGGGTCAGGTGAAGTACCGGCACCCCGCGCTGGCCTATAAGGACATCGACTGGGACGCCGCGCTCGTGGCCGCCATCCCCCAGGTCGAGGCCGCTGGAGATGCCGCCGCCTATGCCCAGGCCGTGCAGGAGATGCTGGAGGCGCTAAAGGATCCCGCCACGCGCGTGCTCCGCCCCGACGAGACACCGGAAGGCACGGCCTCGTCGGCTCAGAGCCCGGCGCGAGCGTCCGACCGGTGGCCCGCCAAGGAGGTGCTGCTGCTGGACCTGAGCGCGCCCCAGCCCGAGACGCTTCGCGCGGACCTGGCCAAGGCCAAGGCCATCCTCCTGGATCTGCGGGCCCGGGGCCTGGACGCCCAAGCGCCCGAGGTCATGTGGCGGGCGCTCGGTGACGTGCTGCCGCTGCTGCTGACCCAGTCCCTCCAGGTCCCTGGCGAGCGCACGGTGTTCCACTCGGGCTACCGCGCGCACACCCTGCCTCCGAATGGACGCTTCAACAGCTCGCTGCTCACCACGTCGGGCGAGGTGATCGCCCCGAGGGGCCAGGGCAAGCCACGCCCCGTCATCTTCCTGCTGGATGACCAGTCCCCCGTGGACGCCCGCGTGCTGACGATGAAGGCCCAGGGCCTGGCGCAGATCATCACCGAGGGACGGCTGGACGACGGCGCGAGCGCGGAGAAGACGCGGGTGGAGCTGGGCGCGGGGCTGGTGGCCACGGTGCGCCTGAGCGAGCTGGGCGTCCCCCTGCGCGCGGACGCCGTGCTGCCCCGGCGCGCCCGCTCGGAGGGCAAGGACGAGACGCTGCAGAAGGCGCTGGAGTTGGCGCGCAAGCCCGTGCGCAAGGTGAAGTCGCGCGAGGTGGAGCTGCCCCCGGGCCGCTGGCGGGCGGACGCCGCGTACCCGGAGATGACGTACCCGGGCCGCGAATACCGCCTGCTCGCGCTCTTCCGGCTGTGGAACGTCGTGGAGCTGTTCTACCCCTACAAGCACCTGATGGACAGCGACTGGGACGGCGCGCTGCGCACCTTCCTGCCCCGCTTCGCCCAGGCGAAGGACGCCGCGCAGTACGCGCTGGCGGTGGCGGAGATGAGCGCGCTGCTGCGCGACGGCCACGTCACCTTGCACGGCCACCCCGAGCTGGAGAAGCGGGGCATCGCGGGAGGCTTCGCGCCCTTCGAGGTGATGGAGCTCGACGGCAAGCCGGTGGTGGTGCGCGTGGGAGACGCCGCGGCGGCCCCGGGCATCAAGAAGGGCCAGGTCCTCGAGACGCTCGACGGACAGCCCCTCGCGCAGCGGATGGAGGCGCTCAAGCCCTACGTCACGGCCTCGCACGCCGCGGCCCTGCGCTACCGCCTGTGGGCCCGCGCGCTGTCGGGCCCCGATGGCTCCCAGGCCACGGTGGGCGTGCGCGACACCGACGGCCAGCTCAAGCAGGTGCGCTTCACCCGGAGCCTGCGGCCAGCTCCGCCCTCGGGCGACCCCTGGCGCCTGTCCCAGGACAACGTGGGCTACGTGGACCTGACGCGCCTGATGCCAGCCGAGGTGGCGCCCCTCTTCGAGAAGATGAAGAGCACCCGCGCCCTGGTGCTCGACATGCGCGGCTACCCGAACGGCACGCTCTGGGCCCTCACCCCGTACCTGACCACGCGCAAGGTGCGCTATGGGGCGGTGTTCGAGCGCAACGTCGTCTCGGCGGGCGAGTCCACCGGCCGCTACAAGTTCCACGAGGAGCTTCCCCAGGCCAACGTGCCCCTGTACCGCGGCCGTACGGTGATGCTCATCGACGAGCGCACCATCAGCCAGGCGGAGCTCACGGGCCTGTTCCTCGAGGCCGCCAACGGCACCACCTTCATCGGCACGCCCAGCGCGGGGGCCAACGGCGACGTCACCAACCTGGTGCTGCCCGGCGGCATCGCCCTGCTCTTCTCCGGCGAGGACGTGCGGCACGCGGACGGCCGGCAGTTGCAGCGCGTGGGGCTCAAGCCCCAGGTGTACGCGCGGCCCACGCTCGCGGGCATCCGGAGCGGCAAGGACGAGGTGCTGGAGCAAGCCCTCGAATTCCTCCGGGGCCAGGGCAACTCCGCTGTCGGCCCCCCCCGCTGA
- a CDS encoding DUF2378 family protein — translation MSDEHREKLVYDYTMESLLRVLGQPLLPEHIAGLAALGVHPRQLEPAYPVAVYSRVLEFITGQLWPELPREEASFALGRAFMAAYRQTLMGKAVFAMTRVIGPHRSLERMSRNFRSANNYTETRLHPVGPSRYELWFNHAPNTGFFRGLLTEALEKTGGTQELSVTLMSREEGGEATFLVTWSAD, via the coding sequence ATGAGCGACGAGCACCGGGAGAAGCTCGTCTACGACTACACAATGGAGTCGTTGCTGCGGGTGCTCGGCCAGCCCCTGCTCCCCGAGCACATCGCCGGGCTCGCGGCGTTGGGCGTCCATCCGCGCCAGCTCGAGCCCGCCTACCCGGTGGCCGTGTACTCCCGGGTGCTCGAGTTCATCACCGGGCAGCTCTGGCCGGAATTGCCTCGGGAGGAGGCCTCCTTCGCGCTGGGCCGGGCCTTCATGGCCGCCTACCGGCAGACGCTGATGGGCAAGGCGGTGTTCGCCATGACGCGCGTCATCGGGCCGCACCGATCGCTGGAGCGCATGAGCCGCAACTTCCGCAGCGCGAACAACTACACCGAGACGCGGCTGCACCCGGTGGGGCCGAGCCGCTACGAGCTGTGGTTCAACCACGCACCGAATACCGGCTTCTTCCGGGGCCTGCTCACCGAGGCGCTGGAGAAGACGGGGGGTACCCAGGAGCTGAGCGTGACGCTGATGTCCCGGGAAGAGGGCGGTGAGGCCACCTTCCTCGTCACCTGGAGCGCGGACTGA
- a CDS encoding tRNA-uridine aminocarboxypropyltransferase — MRSSTPADLAGRCRGCYLPLALCLCAEAPRVDTRTDVLVIRHHKETHKSTNTARIAGLALKRCRIVPYGAPGVAFEPSVLAEPNTWIVFPEAPAPAPDAPPPERLVILDGSWAQARRMYQRIPGLLRLPGIALPPPAPDTRRLRQPPHPYGMSTVEAIAGALALLEGEEVARPLYALHELMIDRVLSCRGLGPSHDEGDDA; from the coding sequence ATGAGATCCAGTACCCCGGCGGACCTCGCCGGCCGCTGCCGGGGCTGCTACCTGCCCCTCGCGTTGTGCCTGTGCGCCGAGGCGCCCCGGGTGGACACGCGCACCGACGTGCTCGTCATCCGCCACCATAAGGAAACCCACAAATCCACCAACACGGCGCGGATCGCGGGGCTGGCGCTCAAGCGCTGCCGCATCGTGCCCTATGGCGCTCCGGGCGTGGCCTTCGAGCCGTCGGTGCTCGCCGAGCCGAACACGTGGATCGTCTTCCCCGAGGCCCCCGCCCCGGCCCCGGATGCACCGCCCCCCGAGCGCCTGGTCATCCTCGATGGAAGCTGGGCCCAGGCCCGGCGCATGTACCAGCGCATTCCCGGGCTCCTGCGCCTGCCGGGAATCGCCCTGCCGCCGCCCGCGCCCGACACGCGGCGTCTGCGCCAGCCTCCCCACCCCTACGGCATGTCCACGGTGGAGGCCATCGCCGGGGCGCTCGCCCTGCTCGAGGGGGAAGAGGTGGCGCGCCCGCTCTACGCGCTGCACGAGCTGATGATCGACCGCGTGCTGTCCTGCCGCGGCCTGGGCCCCTCCCACGACGAAGGGGATGACGCATGA
- a CDS encoding DMT family transporter: MKSFFMVAAGAALWGCWSLFLRPAGLSGPQSALLSMLFMALPAPFVLRREAFRDRRATIALAVLAVCDAANAALFFAAIQRGPVAVAVLTHYLAPLFIALAAPVLIGERRSARALMGAPLTLAGLALLLGVHQGGFASPQTALLGGGSALFFMANVLAIKEAGRAFSPLAISALHAPLSAVALMLVFGQDALPPALDSRVLWVGGGALLCGLVGNSVFTVGLRRVPAASASALTYLEPLTAAVLGWIAFGERLGVAGLLGGAIVLAAGVWVASESRAPQGPPPLAVERG; encoded by the coding sequence GTGAAGTCCTTTTTCATGGTCGCGGCGGGAGCCGCGCTCTGGGGGTGCTGGTCCCTCTTCCTGCGTCCCGCCGGCCTCAGCGGCCCGCAGAGCGCCCTGCTCTCCATGCTCTTCATGGCCCTGCCCGCGCCCTTCGTGCTGCGCCGCGAGGCCTTCCGCGACCGGCGCGCCACGATCGCGCTCGCCGTCCTGGCCGTGTGCGACGCCGCCAACGCCGCCCTCTTCTTCGCCGCCATCCAGCGCGGGCCCGTCGCCGTCGCAGTCCTCACCCACTACCTGGCCCCGCTGTTCATCGCGCTCGCGGCCCCCGTTTTGATTGGCGAGCGCCGCTCGGCCCGGGCCCTGATGGGGGCGCCCCTGACACTCGCCGGGCTCGCGCTGCTGCTGGGCGTGCACCAGGGCGGTTTCGCCAGTCCCCAGACTGCCCTGCTCGGAGGAGGCAGCGCCCTCTTCTTCATGGCCAACGTGCTCGCCATCAAGGAAGCGGGGCGCGCTTTCTCGCCCCTGGCCATCAGCGCCCTGCATGCCCCCCTGTCCGCCGTGGCACTGATGTTGGTGTTCGGACAGGACGCGCTGCCCCCCGCGCTCGACTCGCGCGTGCTGTGGGTGGGTGGGGGCGCCCTGCTGTGTGGTCTCGTGGGGAACTCGGTGTTCACCGTTGGACTGCGCCGGGTGCCGGCCGCCTCCGCCTCCGCCCTCACCTACCTGGAGCCCCTGACCGCCGCGGTGCTGGGGTGGATCGCCTTCGGCGAGCGGCTGGGCGTGGCGGGCCTGCTCGGAGGGGCCATCGTCCTCGCGGCCGGGGTCTGGGTGGCCAGCGAGTCCCGCGCGCCCCAGGGCCCCCCTCCCCTGGCCGTGGAACGGGGTTGA
- a CDS encoding transposase — translation MRPLPDGTTHLRFTELELLRRVASLVAPPQANLTRFHGAFAPGAQLQPFSLPQAGGRAEAARGGPRA, via the coding sequence ATGCGCCCACTGCCAGATGGCACCACGCACCTGCGTTTCACCGAGCTGGAGCTTTTACGGCGTGTAGCGTCCCTGGTTGCTCCACCTCAAGCAAACCTCACGAGATTCCACGGCGCCTTCGCTCCGGGCGCGCAACTCCAGCCATTTTCGCTCCCCCAAGCGGGGGGTCGCGCCGAAGCTGCAAGGGGCGGGCCCCGAGCCTGA
- a CDS encoding AAA family ATPase, which yields MKLPAVDDLIGKQWTVYDSAPDKPLFVAGPPGSGKTSLAVLRAQFLSGPEFNQTVVLVTKNRMLAALAKELGSAQFDTVTMNSLVAGDYRRRFNENVPGFSSFLYEWEAILDDYASLNVEPLFDHMVIDEGQNLPIGFYSWASKYGARVLTVFADEDQATHPERSSLSDIANATGLSDPVRLTDNHRNTPEIAAVAEHFHVSQILPPAVVQRPAGGETPRLIRINSIDDLPKRVATRYANRGESIGVIVFRKQDAHQMHSRLNKLLPTERVDVYTSEANKGVESSIRLLEQGVTILTGEAVIGLEFGVVYLLDLRRSLPCRSTGDQRRLYMLCARARDALFLIDYPAYLGHEQLAALPSPPVLIR from the coding sequence ATGAAACTACCGGCAGTGGACGATTTGATTGGGAAGCAATGGACCGTCTATGATTCCGCACCCGACAAGCCGTTGTTTGTCGCAGGCCCGCCTGGCTCAGGTAAAACAAGTCTTGCAGTACTTCGGGCGCAGTTTTTGTCTGGTCCCGAATTCAATCAAACGGTCGTACTCGTCACTAAAAATCGGATGCTTGCGGCGTTAGCAAAGGAACTCGGGAGTGCCCAATTCGACACTGTCACCATGAATAGCCTTGTTGCTGGCGACTACAGAAGGCGATTTAACGAGAATGTGCCAGGGTTCAGCTCATTTTTATATGAGTGGGAAGCCATACTGGACGACTACGCCAGCCTAAATGTCGAACCGCTGTTTGACCATATGGTGATTGACGAAGGCCAAAACCTGCCAATAGGTTTTTACTCCTGGGCGAGCAAATATGGAGCTAGGGTGTTGACTGTTTTTGCTGACGAGGATCAAGCCACGCATCCCGAGCGGTCGTCTTTGAGCGACATTGCCAACGCGACGGGCCTATCCGATCCGGTCAGACTTACCGACAATCACCGAAACACACCCGAAATCGCAGCCGTTGCAGAGCATTTTCACGTGTCTCAAATCCTCCCTCCCGCAGTAGTGCAGCGGCCAGCGGGTGGTGAAACGCCTAGATTAATCAGGATAAATTCGATTGACGATTTACCCAAGCGCGTTGCGACGCGTTACGCCAATCGAGGCGAGTCAATCGGAGTAATTGTATTTCGGAAACAGGATGCACACCAGATGCATTCGCGCCTAAATAAGCTATTGCCAACTGAGCGCGTAGACGTATATACAAGCGAAGCTAACAAGGGCGTTGAAAGTTCAATACGTCTGTTGGAACAAGGTGTAACCATTCTTACTGGTGAAGCTGTTATCGGTCTTGAGTTTGGTGTTGTTTATCTTCTTGACCTGCGTAGATCGCTTCCTTGCCGGAGTACTGGCGACCAACGTAGACTGTACATGCTCTGCGCACGCGCACGCGATGCACTTTTTTTGATAGACTATCCAGCATACCTAGGCCATGAGCAGCTCGCGGCACTACCTTCTCCCCCGGTGTTGATTCGCTAA
- a CDS encoding alpha-ketoglutarate-dependent dioxygenase AlkB, with amino-acid sequence MPNSNKQIDLAITIPQNGMGTNTTTHNHQVKLALTLDHREWLGFLADEWWPLNSPDKSSRLGVGTPRDIAVSEDKITVVAWIDSARLPQVEVLSWRANQWLRVSLADVGEIDEEVVWPGPLPLFAVSSFSVVNQLDKARLLAMSRGFSNISAPTQPIHVERYSLKVSTAQQPPDQKDQTAFTPSQDWNSDRGAAAMAVWAVPAVAPWLDVLCESLDLSTEGFTANRLGAAWWSEPPWRSRPSNGRDVDAHNITFWRATVDVLRAVRMREAWRPLQVLDEIRERALSNGITRSSLEELVSETRELLNDERTVRLDQRHFGALGAALQLVLLRPTPERFITWTHELRALPPVIWWTGAMLSGLVQGYRDLEPRFRGMTEGRSLLAIRTLQLSNIETARIGWPGASTAKPKWSREAGKVRLYWDDKNWAERSENSRGRWFAANLEQPDIRRAAIDVAQHFSPTCLRQRLRLKDQQLAILGAGVVQVETKGAPLLVINGAIELNLPVEASITTEIDDDSFRQWLIHEGIVERLPEPPLVGSTRKLDAGHRDTVPGLVFVPDFISAIEEREILATIDAAPWRDDMKRRVQHYGWAYNYKAKKVEPKDRLGPLPEWAEQIGARLVEKGFVEELPDQVIVNEYVVGQGISKHVDCPSCFRGAIVTISLSESWEMFFWSPEGRKTVLTLDRRSATIIGGDAREKWKHEIPKRLNEPWGPRGRRVSLTFRKVDIHSHKARHPSSR; translated from the coding sequence ATGCCTAATTCGAACAAACAAATCGACCTGGCTATCACGATTCCTCAGAACGGCATGGGCACAAACACAACAACGCACAATCACCAAGTTAAGCTCGCCTTGACGCTAGACCACCGAGAGTGGCTCGGTTTTCTAGCGGACGAGTGGTGGCCGCTGAATTCCCCTGACAAATCCAGCCGGCTGGGCGTTGGTACGCCCAGAGATATTGCGGTGTCCGAGGATAAAATTACCGTGGTTGCCTGGATTGATTCAGCTCGGCTACCGCAAGTAGAGGTGTTGTCTTGGCGAGCCAATCAATGGCTCCGCGTGTCGCTCGCAGATGTGGGCGAAATCGACGAAGAAGTTGTCTGGCCAGGGCCGCTGCCATTATTTGCGGTATCATCTTTTTCTGTGGTGAATCAACTCGACAAGGCTAGGTTACTTGCAATGTCGAGAGGATTTTCGAATATCTCCGCGCCCACTCAGCCTATTCATGTTGAGCGATACAGTCTGAAAGTATCGACCGCACAGCAGCCGCCAGACCAAAAAGACCAGACCGCTTTTACACCAAGCCAAGACTGGAATTCAGATCGTGGCGCAGCAGCAATGGCTGTTTGGGCTGTGCCTGCGGTCGCGCCCTGGCTTGATGTACTTTGCGAATCACTTGATCTATCCACAGAAGGATTCACGGCGAATCGACTGGGAGCTGCATGGTGGAGCGAGCCACCATGGCGCTCAAGGCCTAGCAATGGTCGCGACGTGGATGCGCATAACATCACTTTTTGGCGCGCTACTGTCGATGTTCTAAGGGCAGTTCGCATGCGCGAAGCATGGCGTCCTCTTCAAGTTCTTGATGAAATTCGGGAACGCGCGCTGTCAAATGGCATCACCCGTTCGTCATTGGAGGAATTGGTATCCGAGACGCGGGAGCTTCTTAATGATGAGCGCACAGTACGTCTCGATCAGCGGCACTTCGGTGCTCTTGGGGCAGCACTTCAGTTAGTACTTTTGCGTCCAACTCCGGAACGCTTTATTACATGGACACACGAACTTCGTGCACTTCCCCCAGTTATTTGGTGGACCGGCGCAATGCTGTCTGGTCTTGTTCAAGGATACCGAGACCTTGAACCACGCTTTCGCGGAATGACAGAGGGTCGTTCGCTTTTGGCAATTCGTACATTGCAACTTTCGAACATAGAAACTGCGCGCATTGGTTGGCCGGGAGCGTCAACCGCAAAGCCAAAGTGGAGCCGTGAAGCAGGAAAAGTACGGCTCTATTGGGACGACAAAAACTGGGCCGAAAGATCCGAGAACAGCCGTGGCCGGTGGTTTGCGGCAAACCTCGAACAGCCCGACATCAGACGAGCTGCGATTGATGTGGCTCAGCATTTTTCACCAACTTGCCTGCGTCAAAGACTGCGCCTCAAGGACCAGCAACTAGCTATTCTGGGAGCAGGTGTGGTTCAGGTAGAAACAAAAGGGGCGCCGCTTCTCGTCATAAATGGGGCAATTGAACTGAATCTTCCAGTAGAAGCATCAATTACCACCGAAATCGATGATGATTCTTTTCGCCAGTGGCTTATTCATGAGGGCATCGTTGAGCGCTTGCCAGAACCTCCTCTTGTGGGTTCCACTCGTAAATTAGATGCAGGGCATCGTGATACAGTCCCAGGCCTTGTGTTTGTTCCAGACTTCATATCGGCAATAGAAGAAAGGGAAATTCTGGCCACAATCGATGCTGCTCCATGGCGTGACGACATGAAGCGCCGAGTTCAGCACTATGGATGGGCTTATAACTACAAAGCAAAGAAAGTGGAGCCCAAAGACCGCCTAGGTCCTCTTCCTGAGTGGGCCGAGCAAATTGGTGCGCGATTAGTAGAAAAAGGATTTGTCGAAGAGTTGCCTGATCAAGTTATTGTTAACGAGTATGTCGTAGGTCAAGGCATTTCAAAACATGTGGATTGCCCCTCCTGCTTTCGCGGCGCTATTGTGACCATTAGCTTGAGTGAATCATGGGAAATGTTCTTTTGGAGCCCTGAAGGTCGAAAAACTGTCCTTACACTAGATAGGCGTAGTGCGACAATTATTGGAGGGGACGCACGGGAAAAATGGAAACACGAGATCCCTAAACGCCTGAACGAGCCTTGGGGCCCTCGGGGTCGGCGAGTCTCACTAACGTTTCGCAAAGTTGATATCCACAGCCATAAAGCAAGGCATCCATCTTCTCGCTAG